In Streptomyces sp. NBC_01381, a genomic segment contains:
- a CDS encoding HNH endonuclease, translating into MPHVLVLNASYEPLGVVPLRRALVLVLENKALCLEESGAFMHSATRTVPAPSVVRLKRFVRVPYRGPVPLTRRALFARDGGRCMYCGGVATSVDHVIPKSRGGPHAWENVVASCRRCNHVKADRHLLELGWRLRHKPAPPSGLAWRIIGTGHRDPRWLPYLQPFGADDAMARIDGISA; encoded by the coding sequence GTGCCGCACGTCCTGGTCCTCAATGCGTCGTACGAGCCACTGGGTGTCGTACCGCTCCGCCGCGCGCTCGTCCTCGTCCTGGAGAACAAGGCTCTCTGCCTCGAGGAATCCGGCGCCTTCATGCACAGCGCAACGCGCACTGTCCCCGCACCCAGCGTGGTCCGCCTCAAGCGGTTCGTCCGGGTCCCTTACAGGGGGCCCGTTCCTCTGACCAGGCGGGCGCTCTTCGCCCGCGACGGCGGTCGGTGCATGTACTGCGGTGGCGTCGCAACCAGCGTCGACCACGTCATTCCAAAGAGCCGAGGCGGCCCGCACGCCTGGGAAAACGTGGTGGCCTCGTGCCGCCGCTGCAATCACGTCAAGGCCGACCGGCACCTCCTGGAGCTGGGATGGCGCCTGCGTCACAAGCCCGCGCCGCCCTCGGGGCTCGCGTGGCGCATCATCGGGACCGGGCATAGGGATCCGCGCTGGCTGCCGTACTTGCAGCCGTTCGGCGCGGACGACGCGATGGCTCGGATCGACGGCATTTCTGCCTAG
- a CDS encoding beta-N-acetylglucosaminidase domain-containing protein, translating to MQLRRRKGAAAIAVAVIAGALSGAPGAVAAPGIPGQPGAPATTPDDDRESDGTLPPVWPRPQSMTAAGAPVTVTDEVVLVTAATGGRAPDPYAMEALRTLLRDAGARRITEVQDGERLPAGGNRLVVRVDGTGADQTLRALRARDRRDLPSGGYRLAVGRVAGQETIALSGAGDDGLFHGVQTLKQLRSGKTVPGVNIRDWPGTAVRGMTEGFYGTPWTREQRLDQLDFMGRTKQNRYLYAPGDDLYRQARWREPYPADQRADFRALADRAKRNHVTLAWAVAPGQAMCMSSDKDVKALNRKIDAMWALGVRAFQLQFQDVSYSEWHCDQDAETFGSGPEAAAKAQARVANAVAAHLAERHPDAKPLSLMPTEYFQDGSTAYRDAVAAELDRGIEVAWTGVGVVPKTITGRELAGAREAFGSHPLVTMDNYPVNDFAQDRIFLGPYTGREPAVATGSAALLGNAMEQPSASRIPLFTAADYAWNPRAYRPHESWLAAIDDLSGGDAKARGALRALAGNDASSVLGADESAYLRPLMDGLWRSRTTTDKARIEKSGQALRDAFTVMKEAPRRLADSGLDAEVGPWIQQLARYGEAGETAVDMLHAQSKGDGAAAWRASRTLAGLQKELKAAQVTVGKGVLDPFLARAQKAYGTWAGLDSDQASDRATVRMPRARPLAAVTALTDPGTKGSVEAHVPGEGWRRIGALSGSGFTEARAKDERADAVRVTVTEGTVRHVVPWYADAPAAKFSLARTEADAEIGGGPQRVTARLLSLRPGDVRGEVTAKAPKGIEVRTPERSTLPRGTEVEVPVDVTVPAGTRSGTYEIPVTFDGQTKTVSIRAYPRTGGRDLARGAKASSSGDETKDFPASGANDGDPKTRWSSPAKDNAWWQLQLAEPVRLGQVVLRWQDAYAAGYRVQTSADGRTWRTAATVKDGKGGREAVRMDARDTRYIRIQGDKRATRFGYSLWSVEAYAVADD from the coding sequence GTGCAGCTGCGGCGCAGGAAGGGCGCGGCCGCCATCGCCGTCGCCGTCATCGCAGGCGCACTCAGCGGCGCCCCCGGCGCCGTCGCAGCCCCGGGCATCCCCGGACAGCCCGGCGCCCCCGCCACCACTCCGGACGACGACCGGGAGTCCGACGGCACCCTCCCCCCGGTCTGGCCCCGCCCCCAGTCGATGACCGCCGCCGGAGCACCGGTCACCGTCACCGACGAGGTCGTCCTCGTCACGGCAGCGACCGGCGGCCGCGCCCCGGACCCGTACGCCATGGAAGCCCTCCGCACCCTCCTGCGGGACGCGGGCGCCCGCCGGATCACCGAGGTGCAGGACGGGGAGCGGCTCCCCGCAGGCGGCAACCGTCTGGTCGTCCGCGTCGACGGCACCGGCGCCGACCAGACCCTGCGCGCCCTCCGCGCCCGCGACCGCAGGGACCTCCCGTCCGGCGGCTACCGCCTCGCGGTGGGCCGCGTCGCCGGGCAGGAGACCATCGCCCTCTCCGGAGCGGGCGACGACGGCCTCTTCCACGGCGTACAGACCCTGAAGCAGCTGCGCTCCGGGAAGACCGTCCCCGGCGTGAACATCCGCGACTGGCCCGGCACCGCGGTGCGCGGCATGACGGAGGGCTTCTACGGCACCCCCTGGACCCGCGAACAGCGCCTGGACCAGCTGGACTTCATGGGCCGCACCAAGCAGAACCGGTACCTCTACGCGCCCGGCGACGACCTCTACCGCCAGGCCCGCTGGCGCGAGCCGTACCCCGCCGACCAGCGCGCCGACTTCCGCGCCCTCGCCGACCGCGCCAAGCGCAACCACGTGACGCTCGCCTGGGCCGTCGCCCCCGGCCAGGCCATGTGCATGTCGTCGGACAAGGACGTCAAGGCCCTCAACCGCAAGATCGACGCGATGTGGGCGCTGGGCGTGCGCGCCTTCCAGCTGCAGTTCCAGGACGTCAGCTACAGCGAATGGCACTGCGACCAGGACGCCGAAACGTTCGGTTCGGGGCCCGAGGCCGCCGCGAAGGCGCAGGCCCGGGTCGCCAACGCCGTAGCCGCGCACCTCGCCGAGCGCCACCCGGACGCGAAGCCGCTCTCCCTCATGCCGACCGAGTACTTCCAGGACGGCTCGACCGCGTACCGCGACGCCGTCGCGGCGGAACTGGACCGCGGCATCGAGGTCGCCTGGACCGGCGTCGGCGTCGTCCCCAAGACCATCACCGGGCGCGAACTGGCGGGCGCCCGCGAGGCGTTCGGCTCGCACCCGCTGGTGACGATGGACAACTACCCGGTCAACGACTTCGCACAGGACCGGATCTTCCTCGGCCCCTACACGGGCCGCGAGCCCGCCGTGGCCACCGGCTCCGCGGCGCTGCTCGGCAACGCGATGGAGCAGCCGTCGGCGTCCCGCATCCCGCTGTTCACCGCCGCCGACTACGCGTGGAACCCCCGCGCCTACCGCCCGCACGAGTCCTGGCTCGCCGCGATCGACGACCTCTCGGGCGGCGACGCGAAGGCGCGGGGCGCCCTGCGCGCCCTCGCGGGCAATGACGCGTCGTCCGTGCTCGGCGCGGACGAGTCGGCGTATCTGCGGCCGCTCATGGACGGCCTCTGGCGCTCCCGCACGACGACCGACAAGGCCCGTATCGAGAAGTCGGGGCAGGCGCTGCGCGACGCGTTCACCGTCATGAAGGAGGCGCCGCGGCGGCTCGCCGACAGCGGTCTGGACGCCGAAGTCGGGCCCTGGATCCAGCAGTTGGCCCGCTATGGCGAGGCCGGCGAGACAGCGGTCGACATGCTGCACGCGCAGTCCAAGGGCGACGGCGCCGCCGCCTGGCGTGCCTCGCGCACCCTGGCCGGACTCCAGAAGGAGCTGAAGGCCGCGCAGGTGACGGTCGGCAAGGGCGTCCTCGACCCCTTCCTGGCGCGGGCGCAGAAGGCGTACGGCACCTGGGCGGGGCTCGACAGCGACCAGGCGTCGGACCGAGCGACGGTCCGCATGCCCCGGGCCCGCCCCCTCGCCGCGGTGACGGCGCTGACCGACCCCGGCACGAAGGGCAGCGTCGAGGCCCATGTCCCGGGCGAGGGCTGGCGCCGCATCGGCGCCCTGTCCGGCAGCGGTTTCACGGAGGCCAGGGCGAAGGACGAGCGCGCGGACGCCGTCCGTGTCACGGTCACCGAGGGCACCGTCCGCCATGTCGTGCCCTGGTACGCCGACGCCCCCGCCGCCAAGTTCTCGCTGGCCCGCACGGAGGCCGACGCGGAGATCGGCGGCGGCCCGCAGCGCGTCACGGCCAGGCTGCTCTCGCTGCGGCCCGGGGACGTGCGGGGCGAGGTCACGGCCAAGGCCCCCAAGGGCATCGAGGTCCGCACCCCGGAGAGGTCCACGCTGCCGCGCGGCACCGAGGTGGAGGTCCCGGTGGATGTGACCGTCCCCGCGGGCACGCGCTCGGGAACGTACGAGATTCCCGTCACGTTCGACGGCCAGACCAAGACCGTCTCGATCCGCGCTTATCCGCGCACCGGAGGCCGCGATCTGGCGCGCGGCGCGAAGGCGTCCTCGTCCGGCGACGAGACGAAGGACTTCCCGGCGTCCGGCGCCAACGACGGCGACCCGAAGACCCGCTGGTCGTCCCCGGCAAAGGACAACGCCTGGTGGCAGCTGCAGCTGGCCGAGCCGGTCCGTCTCGGCCAGGTGGTCCTTCGCTGGCAGGACGCGTACGCGGCGGGCTACCGCGTGCAGACGTCGGCCGACGGCAGGACGTGGCGCACGGCGGCGACGGTGAAGGACGGCAAGGGCGGCCGCGAGGCGGTCCGCATGGACGCGCGTGACACGCGTTACATCCGCATACAGGGCGACAAGCGGGCGACGCGGTTCGGTTACTCGCTGTGGTCGGTGGAGGCGTACGCGGTCGCCGACGACTGA